In the Pleuronectes platessa chromosome 23, fPlePla1.1, whole genome shotgun sequence genome, AAAGCAAGATAACAATTTTAATGACACTTATCTTTATTGCTATCCTGGAAATTTCAAACTTTCCGTGGTAGCACTCTCTGTAATCTCTTTATATCATCTTAAATATTTGCACAGTTTAAACACagactctctttttttctcagtaGCCTTGATTCCTCCGACCATAACatataaaagaagaaagataGCGCAAATCAcatatttattggtttatttagcGGTGATGAggttatttttattctctttgatatagatttcatttagatttaacaacGTTTACTTTGTCgcttcaacttatttacagttAACAAACACTTCTCACTCGGTTCCTAAAACCGATCGGCGTCCATTTCTGGAACCTGATTCTCGAGCCTTGGACACAAATGAAGAAGGTTATTGGTTTTTAAATCTCCTGGCCTGTGCTCACGTTGTCTGGTGAAGATTTAGCCTGTTATTATTGTCAGCGCTGGGAACTCGGTGTGCTCAGCTTGGCCTGGATTTGGCAACGATGACCCAGCAGATATCAGGAGGATTATTAATGAAGGCACGCAAACCcggaaactgcagcaggaactGGACGAACCCACAACCTTTGTGTGCTGCTTATATACACACGTGTGACTTTGCTCCTTAAATCAAAACAGTCAAATGCTGCTGAAACTTTTCCAAATATTATAAAACACTGGGTGAGGCTCTGGATCATTGTGACCTTTTGTCTTGTGGCCTTGAggaaatcaaaccaataaaataTACATGTCATAATGCTGTTGAATTAGTTTGTGCTGCGTTTGATGCTTCTTCAGAGAGAAACTTTGAGAATTAACCAGCAAATATCATAAAAAATCAACTAATAAGTCTGATTGTTTATCGATATCACTTAAATTCAAGTGATCGTGGTTAAAACTTTGTGATCGGAGGAATTTCTTATGAAGAAACATATGAATATGTCTAATAAACAGACCTGAAAACATACACAGTGCAGTGTCATTAGACACATGATCGAACATTGGACCCTGAGAGTGAGCCGATAAACACCTGCTCAGTTTCAGGGGtgtaaaatggaaaaagaaaaagaaaaaagttgaggaaaagaagtgtgtgtgtgtgtgtgtgtgtgtgtgtgtgtgtgtgagagagagagagagagagagagtgacacaagggggaggagagaaagcCAGACATAAATGATTATACATATCTGCTGAGTTGGACCCATCTCACAAACGCCCCACATAccctcacacatacactcacacacacacacactcacaaacacactcaaccaAGTCTCCTCAGATGTTCTGACTTTTCAACACAAGTCACATCCTGTCATCCCATTACTGGATCTGGAAACACTTTTGCTCAGCTGCTGGACCAAGGAGGGGGAAGCATGGATCCCATCGTGGAAGTGGTGGCCCTGGTCCTGGGGTTCATTGGGTGGGCGATGGCGGGGATCGCCCTGCCCAACCGTTACTGGAGGACCTCCACCGTGGACGGGAACGTCATCACCACGTCCACCATCTATGAAAACCTGTGGATGTCATGTGCGTCGGATTCGACCGGGGTGCACAACTGCAGGGAGTTCCCTTCTCTGCTCGCTTTAAGTGGTACGTTAACAAAAAGAAcaagattattttttaattttcacacacaaaacatcgATTATAGATCACTTCGACTAAGAATGATTACAGGAAAACCTATGTCACAACTAGATGCACCGGGTAAAGGCCAATTTCAGGGTTTTATAAGCCCCCGGTCAAATCCAGGTAGAAGATGGTTAAttcagctgctgtttttttGATTTCACGTCATCTCCAGGTTACATCCAGGCGTCTCGAGCCCTGATGATCACGTCCATAGCGTTTGGCACCATTGCACTGTTTCTTGCCCTGGTTGGAGTACAGTGCTCCAAGGCCGGAGGGGAGAACTACGTCCTGAAGGGGAGGATCGCCGGCACTGCAGGGGTCATGTTCATACTCCAAGGTAAAGATACAACTATGAAAATCAGTGAGATTCAATCAAAAGTCAGGAAACCTGTTCTTTCTGTTGACTCTGGTAATAATGACCTCCTGATACACCAGCATATAAATCCATTAGATGAGGGAATATACCTCCTCCAATCAACGATTAAAGAATATTTGTGGGACGTTTTATATCAACAGGTTTGTGCACGATGGTCGCAGTGTCCTGGTACGCCTTCAATATCACTCAGGAATTCTTCGACCCGTTCTACCCTGGGACGAGGTAAGACAGGGTTGggcggagggggggagaggggggaggtggGTGGAAAATGGGACACCTGACGTGAGTGTTGGCTGACTGTGCACGCCGTGTGTTGCAGGTATGAAATAGGAGAGGGGCTTTACATCGGCTGGTGCTCGGCTGTGCTCGCCATCGCAGGAGGGGTCTGTCTCACCTGCTCCTGCAAACTGGGCAAAGAGGAGCAATAGTAAGTTCAATATTAAGTGTTTTGAATTCATTAAAAAACGATTGTTTGCTTTTGTGTCCACAAGTATTAACACACCTGTTTATGGCATCAAATTGTTATCGGGGTTTGATACCAAGAGGCTTCGGCAACTACAACATATCATAAATCAGAGTTATGTGGTGCTTGATGAGTCATGATAGCAATTGATTTATTACCTAGTTACCT is a window encoding:
- the cldn15a gene encoding claudin-15a, with product MDPIVEVVALVLGFIGWAMAGIALPNRYWRTSTVDGNVITTSTIYENLWMSCASDSTGVHNCREFPSLLALSGYIQASRALMITSIAFGTIALFLALVGVQCSKAGGENYVLKGRIAGTAGVMFILQGLCTMVAVSWYAFNITQEFFDPFYPGTRYEIGEGLYIGWCSAVLAIAGGVCLTCSCKLGKEEQYPLPYQTRGTVYSGTAQDRSVAASTYGRNVYV